From one Lycium barbarum isolate Lr01 chromosome 6, ASM1917538v2, whole genome shotgun sequence genomic stretch:
- the LOC132645669 gene encoding peroxisomal membrane protein 11D, which translates to MSGLDAARAELALAVLYLNKAEARDKICRAIQYGSKFLSNGEPGTAQNVDKTTSLARKVFRLFKFINDLHGLISPPAPGTPLPLILLGKSKNALLSTFLFLDQFVWLGRTGIYKNKERTELLGRISLFCWMGSSICTTLVEIGELGRLSASMKKLEKELKSSEKYKNEQYRSKLQKSNERSLALIKAGIDIVVAVGLLQLAPKKVTPRVTGAFGFVSSLISCYQLLPAPPKAKTP; encoded by the exons ATGAGTGGCCTAGATGCAGCCAGAGCAGAACTTGCCCTTGCAGTTTTGTACTTAAACAAAGCAGAGGCAAGGGACAAAATATGTAGGGCAATACAATATGGTTCAAAATTCCTGAGTAATGGAGAGCCTGGCACTGCTCAAAATGTTGACAAAACAACTAGCTTAGCAAGGAAAGTATTCCGTCTTTTCAAG TTTATAAATGATCTGCATGGGCTTATTAGTCCACCTGCCCCAGGAACCCCACTCCCACTCATCTTGCTGGGAAAG TCAAAAAATGCATTGCTATCGACTTTCTTGTTTCTGGATCAATTTGTGTGGCTTGGAAGGACAGGCATTTACAAG AACAAAGAACGCACTGAGTTACTTGGCAGGATCTCTCTCTTTTGTTGGATGGGTTCCTCGATCTGTACCACTTTAGTGGAG ATTGGTGAGCTCGGGAGACTTTCAGCATCAATGAAAAAGCTGGAGAAGGAACTCAAGAGTAGCGAAAAATACAAG AACGAGCAATACCGGAGTAAGCTTCAGAAGTCAAATGAGAGGTCCCTAGCCCTGATTAAAGCAGGCATTGACATAGTAGTTGCTGTTGGATTACTCCAATTGGCACCTAAGAAGGTCACTCCTCGTGTAACAGGAGCCTTTGGATTTGTTAGCTCCTTGATATCATGTTATCAG TTGCTCCCAGCACCGCCCAAGGCCAAGACGCCGTGA